A region from the Oceanidesulfovibrio marinus genome encodes:
- a CDS encoding ABC transporter ATP-binding protein yields the protein MLQAKNLNVYYGGAHVIFDIDIDIVEGQFVGLFGRNGSGKSSLFRAFMGLTPPRVTGEIVFKKQNIVGLPPHKIANLGLGWVPEDRKIFPNLTVRRNLRLGIKSARHTPNKDKLFGLDEAYKYFPKLHILRKKLGAQMSGGEQQMLTVARTMMGNPDLVLLDEPTEGLAPNIAKDMLDMILEIRKDFKLTAVVVEQFSAKLLPYLDHCYVMEMGEVIFSGSPDVLAKDEALQQRLMGVG from the coding sequence ATGCTGCAAGCGAAAAATCTCAACGTGTACTATGGCGGCGCGCATGTCATCTTCGATATCGATATCGATATTGTCGAAGGGCAGTTCGTAGGGCTCTTTGGCCGCAACGGCTCCGGCAAATCCAGTCTGTTCCGGGCGTTCATGGGACTGACGCCGCCGCGTGTCACTGGTGAAATTGTCTTCAAGAAGCAGAATATCGTGGGCTTGCCACCGCATAAGATCGCGAATCTCGGATTGGGATGGGTTCCCGAAGACCGCAAGATCTTTCCCAACCTTACTGTGCGTCGCAATCTCAGGCTGGGCATCAAATCAGCCAGGCATACCCCGAATAAGGACAAGCTCTTCGGGCTCGATGAAGCATACAAGTACTTTCCCAAGCTGCATATCCTGCGCAAGAAACTGGGCGCCCAGATGAGCGGTGGCGAGCAGCAGATGCTCACCGTGGCCCGCACCATGATGGGCAACCCCGACCTGGTGCTGCTGGACGAGCCCACGGAAGGGCTGGCCCCGAACATCGCGAAGGACATGCTGGATATGATTCTCGAGATCCGGAAGGACTTCAAGCTGACCGCCGTCGTGGTCGAGCAGTTCTCGGCAAAGCTGCTGCCGTATCTGGACCATTGTTACGTCATGGAAATGGGCGAAGTGATCTTTTCCGGCTCGCCCGATGTCCTGGCCAAGGATGAGGCTCTGCAGCAACGCTTGATGGGCGTTGGCTAA
- the larA gene encoding nickel-dependent lactate racemase: MDLVLAKGKEKLSLALEDGRIMAVLMPAVAQGDCDEEKEMRRSLEQPIGSPRLRELVAPGKTVAIVTSDITRPCPSRKMLPPVLDELAAGGVRKEDICIVFALGSHRKHTWEEMESLVGPDILREYRCIDSDADDCVEVGVTSRGTPVEIHRPVVEADIRVCLGNIEYHYFAGYSGGAKALFPGVSTPRSIQANHRMMVEDGAVTGKIEGNPVRADIEEVHGFLPIDFIFNVVLGPGKQILKAVAGHYVEAHRAGCAFLDSLYKFPLERPADIVVVSAGGYPKDINMYQAQKALDNARFAVREGGCIILVASCPEHYGSATFERWICNAVSPEKIIEDIARKFELGGHKAAAIALALRKARVFVVSDMDEDVARSLFFEPMDSIEGALQEAVAQCGEDARILVMPMGGSTLPVITA, translated from the coding sequence ATGGACTTGGTGTTGGCGAAAGGCAAGGAGAAACTTTCCCTCGCGCTGGAAGATGGGCGCATCATGGCGGTGCTGATGCCTGCCGTGGCGCAAGGCGATTGCGACGAGGAAAAGGAGATGCGCCGCAGTCTGGAGCAGCCGATCGGCTCGCCGCGTCTGCGCGAGCTGGTCGCTCCCGGCAAGACCGTCGCCATTGTGACCAGCGATATCACCCGGCCGTGCCCCTCCCGGAAGATGCTGCCCCCGGTGTTGGATGAGCTGGCGGCAGGCGGAGTGCGCAAGGAAGATATCTGCATCGTGTTCGCCCTAGGGTCGCACCGCAAACACACCTGGGAAGAAATGGAATCCCTGGTGGGGCCGGATATCCTGCGCGAGTATCGTTGCATCGATTCAGATGCGGACGATTGCGTGGAAGTGGGCGTCACCTCACGTGGCACGCCGGTGGAGATCCACCGTCCTGTGGTGGAAGCGGACATCAGGGTCTGCCTGGGCAACATCGAGTACCACTACTTCGCTGGATACTCCGGAGGGGCCAAAGCGTTGTTCCCCGGCGTCTCCACGCCCCGCAGCATTCAGGCCAACCACCGGATGATGGTGGAGGACGGCGCGGTCACCGGGAAGATCGAAGGCAATCCCGTGCGTGCGGATATTGAGGAAGTGCATGGCTTTTTGCCCATCGATTTCATCTTCAACGTAGTGCTCGGCCCGGGCAAGCAAATCCTCAAGGCAGTGGCGGGACATTATGTAGAGGCCCACCGCGCCGGCTGCGCGTTCCTCGACTCTCTGTACAAGTTTCCTTTGGAGCGGCCTGCCGACATCGTGGTGGTCAGCGCCGGCGGCTACCCCAAAGACATCAACATGTACCAGGCGCAAAAAGCCCTGGACAACGCGCGCTTCGCCGTGCGCGAGGGCGGATGCATCATCCTGGTGGCGTCCTGCCCCGAGCATTACGGCTCGGCAACTTTCGAGCGCTGGATATGCAACGCCGTCTCTCCCGAAAAAATCATTGAAGATATCGCAAGGAAATTTGAGCTTGGCGGCCACAAGGCAGCAGCCATAGCCCTGGCCTTGCGCAAGGCGCGGGTGTTTGTCGTGAGCGATATGGACGAGGACGTTGCCAGGAGCTTGTTTTTCGAACCCATGGACAGCATCGAAGGAGCTTTGCAGGAAGCCGTGGCGCAATGTGGCGAAGATGCACGCATTCTTGTGATGCCCATGGGCGGCTCGACCTTGCCTGTGATCACTGCGTAG
- a CDS encoding ABC transporter substrate-binding protein, producing the protein MKRIWIVGLMLLGVLLVAPQAMAEEPFKIGVVSPVSGNYGDHGALERAGMEMALKDLGGKILGRTVELEVLDSESNPDAAARRARSLIEKDQVKVLVGGVSSSVGMAVGAVAEERKVLYVCTNGNSDELTSAKANHYQFRVGASMAALGRAAATYATNNLGKKWFYLTHDYSWGHSGTRWARDVMEKTGATEVGEVKVPLGTRDFSSQLLQIRNSGAEVLMITCAGFDNVALLKQLAEYKIYDKMKVVYTLMEYVDMYPLDPDERQAYAAVEVSWNENPKMEAASKKFEKMFPDAAAPVMDNGNYNGYIAIMMINEAANKAGSLDDVEKLICAMEGLEITNNLRAQPSYVSPKTHQVLSTVDIVKANPEGKGLNIWDVQKAYHASEYDMTEEENPVDVSCGAQK; encoded by the coding sequence ATGAAACGCATTTGGATCGTCGGTCTGATGTTGCTTGGCGTACTGTTAGTCGCACCCCAGGCAATGGCTGAAGAGCCGTTTAAAATCGGCGTGGTGAGCCCGGTCTCGGGTAACTACGGCGACCATGGCGCCCTGGAGCGTGCAGGCATGGAAATGGCGCTCAAGGATCTGGGAGGCAAGATTCTTGGCAGGACCGTGGAGCTGGAAGTGCTTGATTCCGAAAGCAACCCTGATGCCGCGGCAAGACGCGCCCGCAGCCTTATCGAAAAGGACCAGGTCAAGGTCCTCGTGGGCGGCGTGAGCTCCTCGGTCGGCATGGCCGTCGGCGCCGTGGCTGAAGAGCGCAAGGTGCTGTACGTCTGCACCAACGGCAACTCCGATGAGCTGACTTCAGCCAAAGCCAACCACTATCAATTCCGCGTGGGCGCCAGCATGGCCGCCTTGGGCCGGGCCGCTGCAACCTACGCCACGAACAATCTGGGCAAAAAGTGGTTCTACCTGACCCACGATTACTCCTGGGGCCACTCCGGAACCCGCTGGGCTCGCGACGTGATGGAAAAAACCGGTGCCACCGAAGTGGGCGAGGTCAAAGTGCCTCTGGGAACTCGTGATTTCAGCTCCCAGCTTTTGCAGATCCGCAACTCCGGCGCCGAAGTATTGATGATCACCTGTGCCGGCTTCGACAACGTGGCGCTGCTGAAGCAACTCGCCGAGTATAAGATCTATGACAAGATGAAGGTGGTGTATACGCTCATGGAATATGTGGACATGTATCCACTCGATCCGGATGAGCGTCAGGCGTATGCCGCCGTGGAAGTGTCCTGGAACGAGAATCCCAAGATGGAAGCCGCATCCAAGAAGTTCGAGAAGATGTTCCCTGACGCAGCCGCGCCTGTCATGGATAACGGGAATTACAACGGCTACATCGCAATCATGATGATTAACGAGGCAGCGAATAAAGCCGGCAGTCTTGATGATGTGGAAAAGCTGATTTGCGCAATGGAGGGTCTTGAGATTACCAACAACCTGCGTGCTCAACCCAGCTACGTTTCCCCCAAGACGCATCAGGTGCTCAGCACCGTGGACATCGTGAAGGCCAATCCTGAAGGCAAGGGTCTCAATATTTGGGATGTGCAGAAGGCCTACCACGCATCTGAATATGACATGACCGAGGAGGAAAATCCTGTCGACGTAAGTTGTGGCGCCCAGAAATAA
- a CDS encoding 3-hydroxyacyl-CoA dehydrogenase family protein codes for MDTSWKIMVVGAGTMGHGIAQCVAMAGFNVRIVDQFPGVLDKAKVLVKEHLEGMVREGRIDAELAEASFGRMEFHDDLEASAAWADFVFEAVFEDLQVKRELFHRLGALTRPDVVLTSNTSSFDIAKLCDVTQHPERVIGMHWFHPPQITPCIEVIPAGATSAETVETAKVIAEAVRKYPTACANSPGFVANRIQFAMAAEALAIVEEGLATPEEVDRIVTSSFGFRLSAFGPFEIADQAGIDVYLSIFKYLHEMLGRGQFAPPPLLEKMVQDGKLGLKSGAGFYDYGDDAADALRRTRDKRLFDRLALFRAERMDGSD; via the coding sequence ATGGATACGTCATGGAAGATTATGGTTGTCGGTGCTGGCACCATGGGCCACGGCATTGCGCAGTGCGTCGCCATGGCCGGCTTCAACGTGCGCATTGTGGATCAGTTTCCCGGAGTTCTGGACAAGGCCAAGGTGCTTGTCAAAGAGCATCTGGAAGGCATGGTCAGAGAAGGGCGCATCGACGCCGAGCTGGCCGAAGCCTCTTTTGGGCGCATGGAGTTTCATGATGACCTGGAGGCGTCAGCCGCCTGGGCGGACTTCGTGTTCGAAGCCGTGTTCGAGGATCTTCAGGTCAAACGCGAGCTGTTCCACCGTCTCGGCGCCCTGACCAGGCCGGATGTGGTTCTGACCAGCAACACATCCTCTTTTGACATCGCCAAGCTCTGTGATGTGACGCAGCACCCGGAGCGGGTCATCGGCATGCACTGGTTCCACCCCCCGCAGATCACGCCCTGCATCGAGGTCATCCCGGCCGGCGCGACCAGCGCGGAAACCGTGGAGACGGCCAAAGTCATTGCCGAGGCCGTACGCAAGTATCCGACCGCGTGTGCCAACTCCCCGGGGTTCGTGGCCAACCGCATCCAGTTCGCCATGGCGGCCGAAGCCCTGGCCATCGTGGAAGAGGGGCTGGCGACGCCTGAGGAAGTGGACCGCATCGTGACCTCATCCTTCGGCTTCAGGCTGAGCGCTTTTGGTCCCTTTGAAATTGCGGATCAGGCAGGCATCGATGTGTATCTCTCTATCTTCAAATACCTGCACGAAATGCTGGGGCGAGGACAGTTCGCCCCGCCGCCCTTGCTGGAAAAAATGGTCCAGGACGGCAAGTTGGGCCTGAAGAGCGGCGCTGGATTCTACGACTACGGTGACGACGCCGCAGATGCGTTGCGCCGGACGCGCGACAAGCGCCTTTTCGATCGGTTGGCGCTGTTCAGGGCGGAACGCATGGATGGCTCGGACTGA
- a CDS encoding branched-chain amino acid ABC transporter permease: MDKVRKDPLFWIFLVFLCYPFLPYLGNFVSLGTELLLWFIFTLSFNLCLGQTGLPSFGHGAFYGLGSYAAAISFLRFYGEDSFFLPLITAIAIGALFGAMLGWMIREKRGVYFAMLTVVFTQVVFGICWRWDAVTGGEAGLSGIDRVSILGLNMKDPHTYYYFCFVVFLLCAILIRTLAKSCFGMSLQAVRQNYIRAQYLGYNTGKYKFAVFTISSAFAGLAGGMYCMLTQSAFADILDWSKSGDVVMATLLGGGTVSFYGPIVGSIIFILFKELLSALWDHWALIYGLLFVVVLSLFPTGLMGIIINRSRGKKSKKGLLPTPAKQGGGAEEQVEQTN; the protein is encoded by the coding sequence ATGGACAAAGTACGCAAGGATCCTCTCTTTTGGATTTTTCTCGTCTTTCTTTGTTATCCGTTTCTGCCGTATCTGGGGAACTTCGTTTCCCTGGGAACAGAACTGCTACTGTGGTTCATCTTTACCCTGAGCTTCAACCTCTGCCTGGGACAGACAGGCTTGCCCTCCTTCGGCCACGGCGCGTTCTACGGTCTTGGCTCCTATGCGGCGGCCATCAGTTTTCTGAGGTTCTACGGTGAGGACTCCTTCTTTCTGCCGCTGATCACCGCGATCGCCATCGGGGCGTTGTTCGGCGCCATGCTGGGCTGGATGATCCGCGAAAAACGGGGCGTGTATTTCGCCATGCTGACCGTTGTCTTCACCCAGGTGGTGTTCGGCATCTGCTGGCGGTGGGATGCCGTGACCGGCGGCGAAGCCGGGCTTTCCGGCATTGACCGCGTGAGCATTCTGGGCCTGAACATGAAGGACCCGCATACCTACTACTACTTCTGCTTCGTGGTGTTCCTGCTGTGCGCGATATTGATCCGGACCCTGGCGAAATCCTGCTTCGGCATGTCGCTGCAGGCGGTGCGCCAGAATTACATCCGCGCGCAGTACCTGGGATACAACACAGGGAAGTACAAGTTCGCCGTCTTCACCATTTCCAGCGCCTTTGCCGGGTTGGCCGGCGGCATGTACTGCATGCTGACCCAGTCGGCCTTTGCCGACATCCTCGACTGGAGCAAGTCAGGCGACGTGGTCATGGCCACGCTGCTTGGCGGCGGCACAGTCAGCTTCTACGGCCCGATCGTCGGTTCCATCATCTTCATTCTTTTTAAAGAGCTTCTCAGTGCGCTCTGGGACCACTGGGCGCTGATCTACGGGCTGCTGTTCGTCGTGGTGCTGAGTCTTTTCCCCACGGGGCTGATGGGCATCATTATAAACCGCTCCCGCGGCAAAAAGAGCAAGAAAGGTTTGCTGCCCACACCTGCCAAGCAAGGCGGCGGTGCAGAGGAGCAGGTGGAGCAGACAAATTAG
- a CDS encoding SDR family NAD(P)-dependent oxidoreductase has protein sequence MGSTGNMAQNDKPRGYEFDLDGKVAMVTGAAGGIGLAVAQTLARYGADVALCDIQAEAVERAAEDIASTWGGRALSSRLDVTDTASINACVSEVNEAYGRIDILVNSAGINIPQIAEEVTEEAWDKVLDINLKGSFFCCQAVGRIMIAQQGGKIINISSQAGSVGLIRRSAYCSSKGAMDQMTRVLAVEWAKHNINVNSLAPTFLLTPLTQAMFEEPEFKAYVDENILFSRMATTDDLVGAAVFLASRASDMVTGTVLYVDGGWTAH, from the coding sequence ATGGGGTCCACGGGCAACATGGCGCAGAACGACAAACCGCGCGGCTATGAGTTCGATCTTGACGGCAAGGTGGCCATGGTCACGGGCGCTGCAGGGGGCATTGGTCTCGCAGTCGCACAAACTCTGGCCCGCTACGGCGCGGATGTGGCCTTGTGCGACATCCAGGCCGAAGCGGTGGAACGCGCTGCCGAGGATATCGCCTCCACCTGGGGGGGGCGGGCCTTGTCCAGCAGGCTGGACGTTACCGACACGGCGTCCATCAACGCATGCGTCTCCGAGGTGAACGAGGCGTATGGCCGCATCGACATCCTCGTCAACAGCGCGGGGATCAACATTCCTCAGATCGCGGAAGAAGTGACCGAAGAGGCCTGGGACAAGGTGCTCGACATCAACCTCAAGGGCAGCTTCTTCTGCTGCCAGGCTGTGGGGCGGATCATGATTGCCCAGCAGGGCGGCAAGATCATCAACATCTCGTCGCAAGCAGGAAGCGTAGGGCTCATTCGTCGCAGCGCCTACTGTTCCAGCAAGGGGGCCATGGACCAGATGACCCGCGTGCTTGCGGTGGAGTGGGCCAAACACAACATCAACGTCAACTCCCTCGCCCCCACCTTTCTGCTGACGCCCTTGACGCAGGCGATGTTCGAAGAGCCTGAGTTCAAGGCCTACGTGGACGAGAACATCCTGTTTTCAAGAATGGCCACAACCGATGACCTTGTCGGAGCCGCGGTATTCCTGGCGTCCCGGGCCTCGGACATGGTCACAGGAACCGTGCTGTACGTCGATGGCGGATGGACAGCGCATTAA
- a CDS encoding branched-chain amino acid ABC transporter permease → MLILSLILNGVVLGLVYTAVALGFSLVLGVSGVINFSHGIIFTFGAYFFWAMYQSIGYLPAMVLAPIFVAGIGYLVERVIIRRVYGQDPLFGLLITLGFAIAMEELIRMIFGPAAHNVDPPSFASGLLIIGDFVYSYYRLFIAGVAILMIGGTWILTEKSNFGAVVKAGMFNSEMVGALGHNLYKLRLYVMVLGSAAAGLAGILAAPIWSVKSGMGNAILMPSFLIVLMGGLGSIPGTLIGGLLVGLSISLGTLVVPRYVDIIPYLLMGVIVYFWPRGLMGQQNIIE, encoded by the coding sequence ATGCTTATCTTGTCGCTTATTCTGAACGGCGTGGTCCTCGGACTGGTCTACACCGCCGTTGCCCTGGGATTCAGCTTGGTGCTGGGTGTCTCGGGAGTGATCAACTTCAGCCACGGTATCATCTTCACTTTCGGCGCCTACTTTTTCTGGGCCATGTACCAATCCATCGGCTATCTGCCGGCCATGGTCCTGGCGCCGATCTTTGTAGCCGGCATCGGCTATCTTGTTGAGCGGGTGATTATCCGCAGGGTCTACGGACAAGACCCCCTTTTCGGACTCCTCATCACACTGGGCTTCGCCATCGCCATGGAAGAGCTCATCCGCATGATCTTCGGTCCTGCCGCGCACAACGTCGATCCGCCGAGCTTTGCAAGCGGCCTCCTGATCATCGGCGACTTTGTCTACTCCTACTACCGGCTGTTCATCGCAGGCGTCGCCATCCTGATGATCGGCGGAACCTGGATTCTCACGGAAAAAAGCAACTTCGGCGCCGTGGTCAAAGCCGGCATGTTCAACAGCGAGATGGTCGGTGCGTTGGGTCACAACCTCTACAAGCTTCGGTTGTACGTGATGGTTCTGGGCTCGGCTGCGGCGGGTCTCGCCGGCATCCTGGCAGCGCCTATCTGGAGCGTGAAATCGGGCATGGGCAATGCCATCCTCATGCCGTCCTTCCTCATCGTGCTCATGGGCGGCCTGGGCAGCATCCCCGGTACGCTTATCGGCGGGCTGCTTGTGGGCTTGTCCATCTCCCTCGGCACACTTGTCGTGCCGCGCTACGTAGACATCATTCCTTACCTGCTGATGGGCGTCATCGTTTACTTCTGGCCTCGCGGGCTCATGGGGCAGCAGAACATCATCGAGTAA
- a CDS encoding malic enzyme-like NAD(P)-binding protein — translation MALYTREEALQYRRSPRPGIIEVVPTKPCGNQKELSMAYSPGVAEACNAIVEDPSAAALYTGRANLVAVVSDGSAVLGLGNIGPLAGKPVMEGKGVLFKNFADIDVFDLNLDVRNADQLIDVVKALEPTFGGINLEDIKAPGCFYIEEVLKDEMNIPVFHDDQHGTAVISGAGLLNAAEISGKKMENMKVVIVGAGAAGIACAKFYVSLGIANENIYMFDSKGLIYQGRGGLNPYKVLFAQNKEASLAECMKGADVFLGLSRKDLVTQDMVRSMAHNPIIFAMANPDPEISYADAKGANPECIMGTGRTDFPNQVNNVSGFPYIFRGALDVQATEINEEMKVAAARALADLAKEPVPSEICDAYSVKEMSFGLDYVIPKPLDPRVLEWETPAVAEAAMRSGVAKAPIDDLKGYAVSLRERMEASGKRIKSFVESYR, via the coding sequence ATGGCCTTGTATACCCGAGAAGAAGCGCTGCAGTATCGCCGTAGCCCCCGTCCGGGAATTATCGAAGTGGTCCCCACCAAACCGTGCGGCAACCAGAAAGAGCTGTCCATGGCCTACTCGCCAGGGGTGGCCGAGGCGTGCAACGCCATTGTCGAAGATCCTTCCGCAGCGGCGCTCTATACCGGCAGGGCGAACCTGGTCGCCGTGGTCTCCGACGGCTCGGCCGTGCTGGGACTGGGCAATATCGGACCCCTGGCCGGCAAGCCGGTGATGGAAGGCAAGGGCGTGCTGTTCAAGAACTTTGCCGACATCGACGTCTTCGACCTCAACCTGGACGTGCGCAATGCGGATCAGCTTATCGACGTGGTCAAGGCCCTGGAGCCGACGTTCGGGGGCATCAACCTGGAGGACATAAAGGCGCCTGGATGTTTTTACATCGAGGAGGTCCTCAAGGACGAGATGAACATCCCGGTGTTCCACGACGACCAGCATGGCACGGCCGTCATATCCGGAGCAGGGTTGCTGAACGCCGCCGAGATTTCCGGCAAGAAAATGGAAAATATGAAGGTGGTGATTGTCGGCGCCGGCGCGGCAGGCATCGCCTGCGCCAAGTTCTACGTCTCTCTGGGAATCGCCAATGAGAATATTTATATGTTCGATTCCAAGGGGTTGATTTACCAGGGCAGGGGCGGGCTGAACCCGTACAAGGTCCTCTTTGCCCAGAACAAGGAAGCCAGCCTGGCGGAGTGCATGAAAGGCGCGGACGTATTCCTGGGATTATCGAGAAAGGATCTCGTGACGCAGGACATGGTGCGCAGCATGGCGCACAACCCCATCATCTTCGCCATGGCCAACCCGGACCCGGAGATCAGCTACGCCGACGCCAAGGGCGCCAACCCCGAGTGCATCATGGGCACCGGCCGCACGGATTTCCCCAACCAGGTCAACAACGTCTCCGGATTCCCGTACATCTTCCGCGGTGCGCTCGACGTACAGGCCACTGAAATCAATGAGGAGATGAAGGTGGCTGCCGCCAGGGCCCTGGCCGATCTGGCCAAGGAGCCGGTGCCGAGTGAAATTTGCGATGCCTACAGCGTGAAGGAAATGTCCTTTGGCCTGGATTACGTTATTCCAAAGCCCCTTGATCCCCGCGTGCTGGAGTGGGAGACGCCTGCGGTTGCCGAAGCGGCCATGCGTTCGGG
- a CDS encoding ABC transporter ATP-binding protein yields MAFLEIRNLVKRFGAFVATNDVSCDIDETGILSIIGPNGAGKTTFFNLLTGLLKPDSGSIHYRGKDITGLKPYQVVGQGIARSFQVVSLFEEMTVLENVCIGVQHRLGQMRHPFRSFKKNKQVQEKAMEILERVNIADKANNGAAYIPHGDRKILDLAVAITSEPQTLLLDEPMAGLSKAERLRITDLIKELNKTTKIIIVEHDMDLVFGISDEIIVLHHGTILATGTPKEIANNNEVQAAYLGHEVQ; encoded by the coding sequence ATGGCTTTTCTTGAGATACGTAATCTTGTCAAGCGGTTCGGGGCGTTCGTAGCCACCAACGACGTGAGCTGCGACATCGACGAGACAGGCATCCTGTCAATCATCGGGCCCAACGGCGCAGGGAAGACCACGTTCTTTAACCTACTGACAGGGTTGCTGAAACCGGACTCGGGCTCCATCCACTACAGGGGCAAGGACATCACCGGCCTCAAGCCGTACCAAGTGGTGGGGCAGGGCATAGCCCGTTCATTCCAGGTGGTCAGCCTGTTTGAAGAAATGACGGTGCTGGAAAACGTGTGCATCGGCGTGCAGCACCGCCTGGGGCAGATGAGACACCCCTTCAGAAGCTTCAAGAAAAACAAGCAGGTCCAGGAGAAGGCCATGGAAATCCTGGAGCGTGTGAATATTGCGGATAAGGCCAACAACGGCGCCGCCTATATTCCCCATGGCGACCGCAAGATTCTGGATCTGGCGGTAGCCATCACCTCGGAGCCGCAGACCCTGCTACTCGACGAACCCATGGCCGGCTTGTCCAAGGCCGAGCGGTTGCGCATCACCGATCTGATCAAGGAGCTGAACAAAACCACGAAGATAATCATCGTTGAGCATGACATGGACCTCGTATTCGGCATTTCCGACGAGATCATCGTACTCCACCACGGGACCATCCTGGCTACGGGCACGCCCAAGGAAATTGCAAATAATAATGAAGTCCAGGCCGCTTATCTGGGGCACGAGGTGCAATGA
- a CDS encoding aspartate/glutamate racemase family protein: MSKRKVGVIHTFLYSVEDLKALFAEMLPEVEMVNIIDDSLLKEVLANTGTTPGVVKRICQYAVLLESLGCECILNQCSSVGEAADVAAKLISIPYVKVDKPMGAIAIQEALKGGGKVGVVATAISTVAPSTRLVETTAREMGADVTVSSCFAKGAYEALLEEGDKPKHDRILMETIQKAVDENDAVVLAQGSMMSLLEKTKDMGKPVVCSFRTGVKQIRDVLGLD, encoded by the coding sequence ATGTCGAAACGTAAAGTCGGAGTTATCCACACCTTCTTGTATTCGGTTGAAGATCTGAAGGCGCTGTTCGCTGAAATGCTGCCCGAGGTCGAGATGGTCAACATCATCGACGACAGCCTGCTCAAGGAAGTGCTGGCCAACACGGGCACCACGCCCGGAGTTGTCAAGCGAATCTGCCAGTACGCCGTGCTCCTGGAGTCTCTAGGCTGCGAATGCATTCTGAACCAGTGCTCCTCGGTGGGCGAGGCCGCAGACGTGGCCGCGAAGCTCATCTCCATCCCCTACGTGAAGGTGGACAAGCCCATGGGCGCCATCGCCATCCAGGAGGCGCTCAAGGGCGGCGGCAAGGTGGGCGTGGTCGCCACTGCCATTTCCACGGTCGCCCCCTCCACGCGCCTTGTGGAAACCACGGCCAGGGAAATGGGCGCGGACGTCACCGTGAGCTCCTGTTTCGCAAAGGGTGCGTACGAAGCCTTGCTGGAAGAAGGCGACAAGCCCAAGCACGACAGAATCCTCATGGAAACCATCCAGAAGGCTGTTGATGAAAACGACGCCGTCGTACTGGCGCAGGGCAGCATGATGTCGCTTCTGGAGAAGACCAAAGACATGGGCAAGCCCGTGGTGTGCAGCTTCCGCACGGGCGTGAAGCAGATCAGAGACGTTCTCGGGCTCGACTAG